Proteins encoded together in one Peribacillus asahii window:
- a CDS encoding ComE operon protein 2, which produces MNRISWDQYFMAQSHLLALRSTCTRLAVGATIVRDNRIIAGGYNGSIAGGTHCIDDGCYVIDNHCVRTIHAEMNAIIQCAKFGVPTANAEIYVTHFPCLQCCKSIIQAGIQAVYYAEDYKNHPYAIELFEQAGVKMEKVKMIQPIDVHGKQKQDFVHSLLQQLEATGVGQEELSKLQQKAYQLFND; this is translated from the coding sequence ATGAATCGAATTAGTTGGGATCAATATTTTATGGCACAAAGTCATTTATTAGCGTTAAGAAGCACATGTACTCGATTAGCGGTTGGCGCAACAATTGTTCGAGATAATCGCATTATTGCGGGGGGGTACAATGGTTCTATTGCTGGTGGGACACATTGTATTGATGATGGCTGTTACGTAATCGATAACCACTGTGTGCGTACGATTCACGCAGAAATGAACGCGATTATTCAATGTGCGAAATTTGGGGTACCGACAGCAAACGCTGAAATTTATGTCACACATTTTCCTTGTTTACAATGCTGTAAGTCGATTATTCAAGCGGGTATTCAAGCTGTTTATTATGCCGAAGATTATAAAAATCACCCATATGCGATTGAATTATTTGAACAAGCGGGCGTGAAGATGGAAAAAGTTAAAATGATTCAGCCGATTGATGTGCACGGCAAACAAAAACAGGACTTTGTCCATTCTCTATTACAGCAATTAGAAGCAACGGGTGTTGGCCAAGAAGAGCTGAGCAAGCTGCAACAAAAAGCGTACCAATTATTTAATGATTAA